The nucleotide sequence tcacacatttattaaaaaaatatttataatttatttattatttcttcagTAGAATTCAAAAATAATGAACTATTCATTGATGCCAGTGAATGAATATTTCTCCATGGATGGATGATGTCCACAGTGATCATTTTTGAAGCAAACATGttattcaatgaaaaactgtGACAACTGTTGACAACTTTTCTAGTATTTAAGTCATTTTAATAAAGTGAAAGTTcttttaagtgaaattttaatacggtttgtgaattgtgttttagattcaatttgaaatatgtatcgattaaaaaaaatatgttcgaaagtgtgagtttgtgaatACTTTagggggggtccaagattttgtgactggggggagggggtggggtaaaaaatggtaaaaaacaTACTTTATGGACAGCCCCATTGGCCAAGGGGATCCTGATTTAATACTCGATCTTGGCAAATGGTCACTTGGTTAATTGCTTCAACATTCGTTTCTGGGTCTAGAAAGTTAATTAGGAAGGAGTTCTGAGGCAATCACATGTTCCTAACATAATACAGCTACAGACGCAGATGGATACTATTTTAACCTCGAAATATACACTCACAATCGAGAAAGGTGGCTTTCTTACATGATTGGAATTGTTCCCAAATACAAAAAGTAACTTTTAATCCGTCAATCTTTCGTGTATGTGCACATTATCAATTTAATTATTCTCTAGAGGTTTGTCATGCATCATTCATTATTGTGAGTCTATGAGACTGTCGAACACACATGGTCACTGCAGTAGTGTAAGTAGTGTAACAGCTTCGTCAGATGACCTGTTTCAGAGATGCTGTTTAGGACTAGTGCTATAGCATATTAAGATGACAATCACcacatatattattattactatgtgAATATAGAGTTACAGAATCTCAATTCAGATTTAATATCAAAGAGCTATAGAACAGGTCTACTTTTCCAGCATCTTCAGATGTTCTGAATAAGAGATGATCTGTAAGCCTAGTGTTTCAACATCTTCAGATGCCATGGTACCAGAGATGATCTGTACTGTTACTGTTACAGCATCTTCAAATGGCCTGTAGCTGAGATGATCTTTTAGTCAAGTGTTACTGAATCTCCGGATGCCCAGTACCTGAGATGTTCTGTAAGCCTAGTATTGCAAAACCTCCAGGTACCCTGTACCAGAGATGTTCTGTTTGGATTGTGTTACATCATCTTCATACTGCACTGTACCAGAGGGTTTCTGTAAGCGTAGTGTTACATCATCTATGTTGGTTAAGTCTAGTATTACTTCAACTTGCGATGTTCTGTAAGATTAATGTTTTGGAATCTCTAGATGCCCTGTACCAGAGATGATCTGAAAGCCGAGTGTTACAATATACTAGTATTTAGGAGCCATCTACCAGATATGTTCTGTAAGCCTAGTTTTACAGCATCTTCAGATGTCCTGTACCAGAGATGTCCTGTAAGTCGAGTGTGAGATCATCTTCAGATGTTGTGTACCAGAGATGTTCTGTAAGCCTAGTGTTACAGCATCTTCTGATCCCACTAACAAGAGCCTGATCCAGAGATGTTCTGTAAGCCTAGAGTTACAGTATCTCAAGACGCATGTACCAGAGATTTTCTGTAAACCTTGTGTTACAACATATTTAGATGCCATGTACAAGAGAAGTGCTGTAAGCCTAGAGTTACAgcatttcaaaatgcatgtaCCAGAGATGTTCTGTAAACCTAGTGTTACAGCATATTTAGAAGCCATGTTCCAGAGATGTTATGTAAGCCTAATGTTATAGCATCTCCAGATTCTTTGTACCAGAGATGTGTTGTGAGCCTAGTGTCACAGCATTATCAGATGCCAAGTACCAGAAATGTTATTTAAGCCTAGTGTTATAGCATCTCCAGTTGCCCTGTACCAGATATGTTCTGTAAGCCTAGTGTTAGGTCATATTTAGATACCATGTACCAGAGATGTTATGTAAGTCTAGTGTTACAGCATCTTCAGATACCATGTATCAGAGATGTTCTGTAAGCCTAGTGTTATATCATCTTCAGATATCCTGTACCAGAGATGTTTTGCAAGTCTATCATATATCATCTTCAGATACCCTGTATCAGATACATTAGTTCAGCCTAGTGTTATATCATCTCCAGATACCCTGTACCAGAGATGTTCTTTTAGCCTAGTGTTTTGTAAGCCTAGTGTTATAACATCTCCAGTTGCCCTGTACCAGATATGTTCTGTAAGCCTAGTGTTTTATCATTTTCAGTTGTTCTGTACCAGATATGTCCTGAAAGCCTTGTGTTTTATCATTGTCAGATACCCTGTACCAGATATGTTCTGTATGCCTAGTGTTACAGCTTCTTCAGATACCATGTTAAAGACCCTGTACCAGAGATGTTCTGTAAGTCTAGTGTTACAGCATCTTCAGATATCCTGTACCATAGATGTTCTGTAAGTCAAGTGTTACAGCATCTTCAGATACTTTGTACCAGAGATGTTCTGCAAGTCAAGTATTACAGCATCTGCAGATACCCTGTACCAGAGATGTTTTGTAAGCCTAGTGTTATAACATCTCCAGTTGCCCTGTACCACATATGTTCTGTAAGTCTAGTGTTTTATCATTTCCAGTTGCTCTGTACCAGATATGTCCTGAAAGCCTCGTGTTACATCATTGTCAGATACCCTGTACCAGATATGTTCTGTATGCCTAGTAATACAGCATCATCAGATACCATGTTAATTAATGAGATATTCTGTAAGCCTAGTGTTACATCATTGTCAGATACCCTGTACCAGATATGTTCTGTATGCCTAGTGTTACAGCATCTTCAGATACCATGTTAATGAGATATTCTGTTAGCCTAGTGTTATATCATTGTCAGATACCCTGTACCAGATATGTTCTGTATTCCTAGTGTTATATCATTGTCAGATACCCTGTACCAGATATGTTCTGTATTCCTAGTGTTATATCATTTTCAGATACCCTGTACCAGATATGTTCTCTAAGCCTAGTGTTACAGCATCTTCAGATAGCCTGCACCAGTGCTATATTTTTGCACTGACTCTCAGTTCAttgcaaataatttataaatctcatcaaattgtttacaaaaactagtgtgtttttttcataagaatTTGCATTAAATGTCTCCTGTATTTAAAGTCATGCAATCAGTAATCAGACTTGTGGTTTTTTACCTTTCGACTCAATAGACGGAAACATTTCCCTAAACTTCATAATGTAGCATCCATCTCCCTAACAGTATTTATTTTGAAAGTACATGAAttctaaaattataattaaagcaCAAATGTATGCTTTTACAGGTTGCTTTTGAGAatgtaacattatttttgtaaatggAAAGACGAAGCCATTTCATTTTTAGTATTTTATTCTCAGAAAAAATCAGATCAGTTTGCATTTCCCTCAACATTGAATGTGCAAATGTGTTTATGTACAAATCTATAACGTGTATAAACtctaaactaaataaataattcTGTCTACAGCTACCCAAGCTACAGGTATTTCAACATGTAATCAAATTGACTCATATACACATAAACACACCCTCAAAACATTTACTCGTtgtaataatttcaaaaatattgatAATTAACATTTTCATATGCTAAATATTGTCTTGGTTTTTACACAAAATATACCACTGGTACAACATAAAATCAGACACACAGAACAATTATAAAAGAAATTCTCctctgaaaacaaaaaacaacaatcaaaAACAAGCaatatgttgtatatatatatttaatatcacaGACAAAAGAAATCTTCGAATGTTATCGGACAATTGTCAGCACGGCATGTGATAATTCcttataacaatacatagatGCGTCCATGTATGAGCACAAAAACGGAATGATGAAAATGTAAGTTGATTGGTTAGTGGTATGCATACATATCATGATAAACATTTATACTGAAATAACAGGAATGTAACAAGCAGGAAATGTCTAAAAGTCTTTGCATGTTTTAACCTGAAGTGGTGCATGTAATAGATGATCTACTTGCATCATACATACGCATGTATTAATATTTACatgtaacataatatatttttaaacaatattcaaaatgtacaattttggatacatttcattaaaaaactttTTATATAGAATACTTGTGTAAAACACTTCTTAAAATTTGCAGAAAtgtattgaaaaacaacaacaacatgaaaacTTTACATAAAGATTGAATATCTGATCCCCAAAATATATCTATGTACCTAACACACACCATTTTTAAACAAGTGATTTACCAGCAACAAGCATTAAGTCAGGTTGAACATTTATGTACAATTACATTCTTATAGTGGTATTGGCAAACAAAACTCAAGTGTTAACGGGCACTTATATATACATTAAGTACATTTATTTCACATACAAGACATGAACACAAATAACAATAGGGTTCATTAACAATAAAAGTTTACACACAACTATATCACTTACAACCACAGgcacaaacatgatatgattaatatatatgtatataatagtCCAAATAACATTTTGAGACATTTCTTTCCatacattgatataaaaaaaccACTATATACAGtcacaataaaaaaatcaaatattgattttcttgttgttttttatttctagTTTGCATCTTGTTTCTATTCTGCCTAGAcataacatttaacaaataaaaaataatttctagTTGAAATTCTGGTttaatatgcatacaatatattcctataatatcactaTGTCAGCAGAGTTATTTATAAATCTCAACAAAGACATAGCAGAAGTAAGCAAATGATTTAATGTAATAATATTGTTTCCATAataaaatctatgtatttataatcacatgtgaTCTCGTAATTATTATACCTATACATGTGACAACATACATGTACCAGTACGTACAGAGACAGGTGCACCCAATTAACcaacattataataatataaaatgatatttaatattaaaatgatatgcacaaaaacacaaataaaataaataatgctaacaacaaaacaacaataaatagtTATTCAAAAGATTTTCAAAGACCACCACCGACCCATTGAACATCCATCATAATGTTAAGACAACACTCGTGTGCAATATCACTGAACACAAAAGTTTGTTGATGATTGGTGCTCTAGAAAATTAAGATTctaataagtatacatttaaaAAGAACTCAAAAATGATAATATAGATTCAAAAGATTTTCAAAGACCACCACCGACCCATTGAACATCCATCATAATGTTAAGACAACACTCGTGTGCAATATCACTGAACACAATTGCCAACAGTGCATTTCAAGTAAAACACATTGACACCTTTATTCAAAAGTTTGTGAATTTGTAAAGGTAACACGCAAACCCAGTGAAACAATAGTATATTCAATTATTACAAAATgagaatattaaattaaatgttgacAAGATCAAAACCACTTATCCTAATATTTGGGTTGGTATTTCTAAGACACCTCAGCCAGACCGAGATATTTTGCTGCAGATTTCACGTCAGCACTGTCGAGCATTTTTTCAATTGCCGAGGACTCTACACCCAGCAGATTGTGCAGCATGTCAGCATTGCAGTCCAGAAAATCCTTTTTAACCGCTTCCAGGGCAGACTTGTCCTTGTCCAATGTCTTCTTAGCTATTTGATCCTTAAAAGTGACATGAGAGAAAATTGGTTAAATAAGAATCAAAAGCTTAGAATGAAAGAATGAAATGCACAAGTTCAAGGTTGTTATTTCTATGGGTTATCCAATCTAACACATGTCAATaatttttgtgaaagtttgttgATGATTGGTGCTCTAGAAAATTAAGATTctaataagtatacatttaaaAAGAACTCAAAAATGATAATATACCATAGTCTACTGAATACATTTTCATAAACTCATAAAAGAATCCATACCTGCTGTGAGCTGAGTTTCAATCCACTTCCTGATGGCACAACTACAGGCACGAGATTGCCAACAGAGGCACTGGTAAGTCCCGACAGGCCTTGAGAGAACAGGTAGGAGTTGCTAAGGGCGATGGACTGGGCAGAGGTGAGAGTAAACCCTGGATGGAAGGTGAACACTGGACGACTGGTTGCAGTCGAGCACTTGATACTCTTTTGTGCTGAAGaaagaaatatacaaataaatattttaaatacatacttaattatactattttaaaaCTTATAACCAAACATCATACAAATGTTTAATAATTACTGAAGGATTAATTCTCTTCACTAAACTGATGATTTATGATAACTGAATTTAATTTGGAAAGCAATACTAATAGTCGAAATGTTTGtagaacattttaattttataaagattCTCTATGACTTGTTAATTGAAGACAATTTACcaaaaaaacaaagtaaaatgtGTCAAACTTAAACAAATGCCAGTGCCGAAGTAGCTGATGGAATATATATGATTAAAGGTGTCAATTTATGACAAAACCAATGCCATAGTGGCTGATGGTACATACTTGATTCGATGCTGCTGGACATGTTAGAGTCCTCCTCGTCATCAAAGGACCGTGGTGGTGCCCCCACGTGCTTCTTGCGGTGCCTCATCATGCTGTGCTTCAGCGTGAACCGCTTCTGACAGATGTCACACTCAAATGGTCGCTCGCCTGCAACATTCATACACAGCATGGTAAATTAAAAATTTATACACATTATGTCAAATGTGTACCCAGCATGTCATATGTGTACACAGAATGCTAAATTTGTACATTCTGTGCCCAAAACAATTAAGTCTCAAGTGTAAGTTTCAAGTatcaaaattgatttttattacaattacagtaacatcatTTCATTCAAGTTTTTCgcattttaaagcttttttgtgtttttaaagaatatttgtgTTGTTAAGAAACAGACAATTATGACTGTATAAATTTGTGTGGTGAATGCTGTTCTATGGCATATTTTAGtttcaaaatacaatttttattacaGTAAATATAGTATACATTTTACAACCTATTTAACATGCTTACCAGTGTGAGACCGCATGTGCCTGCGCAGATCTTGCAGGGACCAGAATCTCTTGGGGCACAGGGAGCAGTAGACCTTCCTCTGCATGTAGTCGGCTGATATCACCTCCATCTTGGTGTCGTCGTTTCCTGAGCCAGGGATCTCGAGCACTGACCCAGTGTCCAGCTTGTTGCAGTTGTTTTCCACCACCTTGTCCATGTGGGTGGAGAAGTTCTCAATATCGTTCACCTTGTTCTTGTCCTTGAGGATCTTCCAGTCGGAGTCGTGGGCGTCCGCCTGGTGGATGAGGCAATCCACGCGGCTCTCATAAGAGGCATCGCACAGGTAGCACTTGTACGGGAGGTCTATGTTGTGCTCCTTCAGGTGGCGGACCAGGACTTTCCTGGACGGGAAGATCTCCTTGCACTTCCAGCACTCCGTTATCTTATCGACGTCGTAATTGTCTCGTTCCGGATTGATGATTCTCTCTGCCGAGCCTGTGAACGGTCTGGTTGGATCAAAGATTCCTGGCGACTCCAGGTTGCCATCCATTGACCCAGGGGACCCTGCTACATCTTCCATCTTCCTCTGCGACTCAATGTGAGCTCTGATTTCAGCCTGAATCTTAACCTCCATTTGGTTTTTCTGCTCAATAATAGCCTTCTGCTCAGCAATAATCTTCTCAATGCTTTTCTTTATGCTATTTGGGCTCTCGGCTCTTTCGAGTTTCTCAGCTGTCTCTTTctttgcttcctttttctccggCTCCTTCATTTTCTGGAGGTGTGGCATAGCCATGAGCAGGTGAGGGGCCATGGACACTTCAGAAACCTGCACCGAAGATACCAGAGAAGGCACGGACATAGAGTTATCAGATTTTTCCGACAAACTATCCTCGCATTTGTCCATTTCATTAAACAAAGAAGCATCGTCATCCATCTTTTCATAGGAGCTGTTATCAAAGTCATCCTCATCTTCCTCAGCATTCATCTGAGCAGAGTCGTCTGAGGCAAGGGGCGGGTTTTCAGCTGCTCTGATCTCCATTTCCATGGTGGCTGCACGAATGGCGGACGGGGACATTCTTTCAATGTCGGCGATGCTATCTGGAAGGTTCGCACCATTATGGCGGTCCTTGTAGTGCTTGAGGAGGTTGCTCTGGGTGGAGAAGGAACTGAAGACACAGAGGGGGCACTTGTAGGGCCGGTCCATTGTCTGTCGCGAGAGGGGGTCCAGCATGTTGACGCCGTGTTTTCTGATCAGGTGGCGCTCACGGTTAGACTTTGTTGAGAAGGTCACCTGGCAGCGGGGACATTTAAATGGTTTCTGACCTGTGCAACAACAAAAGTGACATGGTTCATTCACTTATCATATAATTGATCTGAATTATTTATGTGAagaattactataaatacaatacaaaaatagtATTTGCATTTAGTTTTACACAAACACAGAATGACATTAATAGAATCTACTCAGGCAGAGAAAATATGTTCATTGCTTGAAAATATACAGGCTAAAATCATCACGTCATAAATACATTGTTCTAAATGAAGAATTGCGTAAGGATAGGTTTTTAAGTCCTCACCATATTGaacttaattattaatattttgacaTTACAGTTTtcagaatattctttatttagagaCTACCTTCTAAGCATTTATTGGTGCATATGGGCCCTGCTAGTCTCAGTGCacacatttgtgtcttgttctgagaaaactgggcataatgcatgtgcgtaaagtgtcgtcccagagtgcagtcagcacaggctaatcagggacaacactttactcttaAACTACATTTTggtaaaagggacttcctttaaacgaaaaataccactgcacaggctaatctgggacgacactttacgcacatgcattttgaccaattttcacagaacaagacacatttgctCCATATCAGCCTACTAACCTGTATGTGTGAGGAGGTGCCTGGTCAGTGAGGAGACCCATGGGAAGGCCCGTGGGCAGTATGGGCAGGCCAGCTTGTGGGGGGAGTCCGCGTAAGAGTTACGCTTCTTCTTGGGCAGGGCTTCCCCCGTCTTGTCCCCCGAGAGACTGGCATTGGACCCATCGCCAGAGTTATCATCCTGAATATGGATTGATATTAAATTATctcttttcattaaatattttgtcTTATACCCACAATTCAATTGTGTTCATCATTAAACAAatggaatacttaaataccaTAATCTTGGAATTTGATGATGCATCAATAATTCATctcatatttttgaaaatatatttttttattttaaggctGCTTAAGACACTACCTAAGTAAGCTTAAACAAAATAGAATCAAAATAAGGCTAAAGAATCTGATATGTCCTCAAACGCAAGTTGTTACTTCAAAATCAGGTGAGATCATAATGATGTAAATGATTAGTCACTCAAAATCAATATTCAAAATTAGCCAGGAGCATTAATGTTAAGGTACTTAACATCAATTACAAaaaatttcttaaatttaaaaatgcatgtaCTAATATTTCAAATCAATCATGAAAAATATTCTTGAAAAACTTTCATGATCCTACCTCATGCATGCTGTCAGCCTGAACACTTGACACTGGGCTGCTCTGAGGGAGCCCGTTACTGGAGGTTGCCGCGGGCAACGGGGCAGAGTTCACGACCTCCTCCTTGACAGACAGGGCCATCTCTCGAACCTGAGACAGGGCAGCCTCGTCAACGTCTCCTTCCCGCTGTAGATTATCTAGTTCACGATTGATAGCCTTGCAGTGCTCCAGAGATATCTGGATCCCTGGACGCTTCATGATGTGCGGGAATTTTGTCGTGGTCGGCACTTTTAGTGTGGGAGTGTTTTGTAGCAATACTGGGGCTTCGGTGGTTTTAACCGGTGTGAAGAAGGCTTGGAAGTTCAATGGGTCGGTGGCATTAATCATCTTTGTAATGGAAGCTAGATCAGTCTCAGAACCTGCAagaatttctttttaaattaatttatgttacTGACATAAAATTTCCTTAAATATGTTTGTCTGTAACGTTTGTTTTTTTTGACAAATTttacaaaatcttttgttttatttaaaaaaatatatatttatacagatGTTCatagttttaaaaatatctatatacttaaataaaatttgaataattattcacatacatataaataattcaaaaacaggaaaataatataaaaatatactaaGGCACACTTGGGACAGCCAAAACAACTACTGGGAAAACATAATACAGCACTCATAAAATAATGATTaccatttcataaaatatattaaacaaaataacaaacacaaataactGAATGtcgtaaataatattgttttgtgcCGTAACAACTTACGTCTTCATCCATAGGATGTCTGGCAAAATCAGAAATTTTCATATAAATAGAATTTATATCTACAATTATTTTAGTTCTGTTATTATTAAAGAATTATATTAGATAGTTGACACACTTAAGGACagatacaataaatatgttttaagtacATAGCTAATTTCAGAATTTACATAAATATCTTCTCATTTACATTTTGCACATATTCTAAAATCTACGTAAATGTTTTTTCTTCTCACAATGTTTGTATTGCTTTCGCTATGAGTAAAGCAGAATCATAAATAAGCtccatattattatttaatggtTTCTATGGTAACATTTTCCTACCAGACAGAGGCTGATCCTTCTTCAACAATTTCTCCTGGAGACCTTGCAAGGTCACGCTTTTCTGCTTTGGTTGAATCAGCTTTGAGGCCTTTCCGCCAGGGTACAGTCCCTTGTTAGCATAGAACGATCCAGACTTTGGTGGCAGTAGAACCTTCCCGTCGCTGGAGAACATCGGGATGGCTGACTGGTCCGCCGCGAGAGCCGGGTTACTCGTGATGGACACGTCATGTGACTTGCGCATGTGTCGCTCGATAGCGTGCATGTCAGAGTAACCTTGTTGGCAGAACATGCACTGGAACATTGTGTCCGGCTGAAACAAGACAGGTATATCATAAGCATacaataaatgtgaacatttcTTTAAATTCTGGATTTTAAGCAACATTTTTTATTGGACAAAAGTATATCCTATATTTTGAAAACtgttgaaacattttttaaattaaaaatatagaaaGCATTTCTTTGCAAATTATATTAATGCATAGTCTggattttaaacaatattgtttgatAGTATGGAGTTTTATGGACCGATGTTTAACCTCAATtttcaatattgttataaatTTAGAACTTTGAACGCTTTTTTAACAaagaatttaaatgtaatttgaaataaagtaaTGCAAGGGAGGTAACTTGTAATACAGAATTAAAAGTTATCTCCCTTGCAATAATTTTTGAAGTGGCATCATGAgttataaatatactaaaaccaTTTATTATGTGTATAGCTTTAATAAAACACATACCACAAGTTTTGGAGCAATAGCCTGAGGGAATTGCTTCTTCACTGAGAGATCAATAGGAGTTTCCTCCCCTTTGCTTTCCGTCTCTACACCAGCGATCTGCTTCCTATGGACTGGTTCCGGTTTCATGCTGAAGTCCAGGGGGGCATCAAACAATCTTGTGAATGGTTCAAGCCTTCCACTGCTTCTAGAAGCCTGCGATGAAGTCGATGATGATGGAGAAACCAGTCTGACCGGAGACTCGTGTCTATTGGGTGAAACATGGCGGCCTTCACGGCCCGGCAAGCTGCTGGATCGAGGCGTGGAGTGTGCCGCAGGGGGGGTTCCTGTGGAAGCCTCATGTTGGGGCTTGCTCTCCTCTGTGTACAACGGAACACCATCATCAGAGCAAACAGAGTGGCTATCGTTATCCTCAGATGGGAATGGCTCAATGTGGATGAAATTGGTGATCTCATTGTTGTTGATTTCTGGGTGATATTTCTGCAGGTGTCTCATGCAGTTGGACTTGGCACAGAAACCCATATTGCACAGTCGGCATCCATACGGCTTCTGCTGGGTAACTCCAGAAGTACAAAGATGACTTTTCAGCTTGCGGAAGAATTTGAAATCAACTCCGCAGTATTTGCAAACGGTGTCAGGAGAATGGAAGTCCTCAGTGTTAGATGACTCAAGAGCAAATCTGTTGACAAATATTGCCCTCTCCAGTTCACCATGGTCCATAATGTTATGCTTATTCCTGAAAATAGTTACAGCAGAATGTGTgaacttatttaaaataaacttaatcaaACTTTATTTAAGTCGGAGGCAATTATTCTCAATTCATAaacattaaatgataaataaatgatCTTAACAAACAGTTACCATTATAGtaaaaataatgaatgttatagaccttaaatgtaaaatgtaaaacttTCACATGTTTAACATAAACTTATACGTAACTAaaccctttcctactcagaagcaaagtaaaaatggctacaagtataaagcataaaacaacagcctgcaagtaactcgcaggctgttcaggtttcgTGATgttggctgctcatcagtaccttaagAAGCCTTTAAAACCTCAATCTAGTAAGAAAATTCTTATATCTATAAAGAAAGGTCataactttaacccatttatgcctagcgtctagtaaataggcctt is from Dreissena polymorpha isolate Duluth1 chromosome 14, UMN_Dpol_1.0, whole genome shotgun sequence and encodes:
- the LOC127857702 gene encoding ras-responsive element-binding protein 1-like isoform X3 codes for the protein MFNKNCMHWDRIRTYEDDGAICGGMDEMVVSMATSNGYQNVSADHEERDEEFGEFAPLVMDTEAVDTQLEPVHGRAQSPRNLKIHSDFSTNSHIQRPEPLKPQILAQPPHLMPYVSLANIQTSISGLPTWTSDGNKSIPNVCYSVPPSPSKSAFSLASEMSEHPSPASTPNNGGNADESSRSSSTTPSLNLARRGAKVTRTVEDDADENDENLDYDSDYDDLEELLSELIRHKILPVSDEDGEKFICPVCNTSLLNLHDLTVHIRSHNTPASGTQSNSCKICGKVLSSQSSLDRHMLVHSGERPFICKVCNMSFTTNGNMHRHSRIHTKEENLKSLGAQFQRRSGKAAWPQRVRNFLSQQKLVNSPPAHDILKNLPNHSQHSVFGSPADMTSPMQPVAGMKRQFSGTDMASDWHMAFKRPTFETRDDELLLPKNEVVGMRSIKQEPKEEPMNSEEQEEKEVLHCPVCPKTFLCKYGLESHMESHPDLSSHCNLCNITFKNQRKLRHHRLIAHTDMVQSKSPEEGAVEPGEVKGETSQQELKVGFDDLTFVDFSVEKFPLIAKHYFEENVRQSSSAYLNFMCTICSKSFPCESSLILHTYSHSKDKCTTCPICNCDYADVNEFDAHVSKHLSDKAFDDIRPSARNEKGDEDVMPHRLSKHDFMAMFLLKEDEDRIVDQKQTPQKEAPKPIKMEKLTNNEYFAKLGQAFVPGIPPMFGQFPVFPAGYQPTLDDFHKMLQVATNMNMLPSMGPGLLMKGFPVPGQGQTQGQPADDISSASRRSISVSPPSSSASSTSTPKPAYMFNTPSQTLPSGKGESGNFFSPEREISEIKMKNSANSSGLPCKYCDKTYKDYQSLQHHMRSHVGLSTYQCNLCTYSSSDKSSLIRHVRSHSGARPFQCVVCDFSFSIRSNCERHIRNKHNIMDHGELERAIFVNRFALESSNTEDFHSPDTVCKYCGVDFKFFRKLKSHLCTSGVTQQKPYGCRLCNMGFCAKSNCMRHLQKYHPEINNNEITNFIHIEPFPSEDNDSHSVCSDDGVPLYTEESKPQHEASTGTPPAAHSTPRSSSLPGREGRHVSPNRHESPVRLVSPSSSTSSQASRSSGRLEPFTRLFDAPLDFSMKPEPVHRKQIAGVETESKGEETPIDLSVKKQFPQAIAPKLVPDTMFQCMFCQQGYSDMHAIERHMRKSHDVSITSNPALAADQSAIPMFSSDGKVLLPPKSGSFYANKGLYPGGKASKLIQPKQKSVTLQGLQEKLLKKDQPLSGSETDLASITKMINATDPLNFQAFFTPVKTTEAPVLLQNTPTLKVPTTTKFPHIMKRPGIQISLEHCKAINRELDNLQREGDVDEAALSQVREMALSVKEEVVNSAPLPAATSSNGLPQSSPVSSVQADSMHEDDNSGDGSNASLSGDKTGEALPKKKRNSYADSPHKLACPYCPRAFPWVSSLTRHLLTHTGQKPFKCPRCQVTFSTKSNRERHLIRKHGVNMLDPLSRQTMDRPYKCPLCVFSSFSTQSNLLKHYKDRHNGANLPDSIADIERMSPSAIRAATMEMEIRAAENPPLASDDSAQMNAEEDEDDFDNSSYEKMDDDASLFNEMDKCEDSLSEKSDNSMSVPSLVSSVQVSEVSMAPHLLMAMPHLQKMKEPEKKEAKKETAEKLERAESPNSIKKSIEKIIAEQKAIIEQKNQMEVKIQAEIRAHIESQRKMEDVAGSPGSMDGNLESPGIFDPTRPFTGSAERIINPERDNYDVDKITECWKCKEIFPSRKVLVRHLKEHNIDLPYKCYLCDASYESRVDCLIHQADAHDSDWKILKDKNKVNDIENFSTHMDKVVENNCNKLDTGSVLEIPGSGNDDTKMEVISADYMQRKVYCSLCPKRFWSLQDLRRHMRSHTGERPFECDICQKRFTLKHSMMRHRKKHVGAPPRSFDDEEDSNMSSSIESTQKSIKCSTATSRPVFTFHPGFTLTSAQSIALSNSYLFSQGLSGLTSASVGNLVPVVVPSGSGLKLSSQQDQIAKKTLDKDKSALEAVKKDFLDCNADMLHNLLGVESSAIEKMLDSADVKSAAKYLGLAEVS